A genomic window from Cupriavidus metallidurans CH34 includes:
- the apbC gene encoding iron-sulfur cluster carrier protein ApbC, whose translation MSLTIEQVTEVLRTVIDPNTGKDLVSTRSARNVRVDGGDVSVEVELGYPGKSQFEPIRKLVIGALRNLPGVTNVSVAMSMKIVAHAVQRGVKLLPGVRNVIAVASGKGGVGKSTTAVNLALALAAEGARVGMLDADIYGPSLPMMLGIDGRPESTDGQTMEPMEGHGLQANSIGFLIEQDNPMVWRGPMVTSALEQLLRQTNWHDLDYLIVDMPPGTGDIQLTLSQKVPVTGAVIVTTPQDIALLDARKGLKMFEKVGIPILGIVENMAVYCCPNCGHVEHIFGEGGAERMSTEYGVDLLGSLPLNLSIREQADSGRPTVVAEPDSPISTIYREVARKVAIKVADKTRDMSNKFPSIVVQNT comes from the coding sequence TTGAGTCTCACCATTGAACAGGTAACCGAAGTCCTGCGGACCGTGATCGACCCCAACACGGGCAAGGACCTCGTGTCCACGCGCTCGGCGCGTAACGTGCGGGTCGATGGCGGTGACGTTTCCGTGGAAGTGGAGCTCGGATACCCCGGCAAGAGCCAGTTCGAGCCCATCCGCAAGCTCGTGATCGGCGCCCTGCGCAATCTGCCGGGCGTAACCAACGTCAGCGTGGCGATGTCGATGAAGATCGTCGCCCACGCGGTGCAGCGCGGCGTCAAGCTGCTGCCGGGCGTGCGCAATGTGATCGCCGTGGCCTCTGGCAAGGGCGGGGTGGGCAAGTCCACCACCGCCGTGAACCTGGCGCTGGCGCTGGCCGCCGAAGGCGCGCGCGTCGGCATGCTGGACGCCGATATCTACGGCCCGAGCCTGCCGATGATGCTGGGTATCGACGGCCGACCCGAGTCGACCGATGGCCAGACCATGGAGCCAATGGAGGGTCATGGCCTGCAGGCCAACTCGATCGGTTTCCTGATCGAACAGGACAATCCGATGGTATGGCGCGGCCCGATGGTCACGTCGGCCCTGGAACAACTGCTGCGCCAGACCAACTGGCACGACCTGGACTACCTGATCGTCGACATGCCCCCGGGCACCGGCGACATCCAGCTCACGTTGTCGCAGAAGGTGCCCGTCACGGGCGCCGTGATCGTGACGACCCCGCAGGACATCGCCCTGCTCGATGCCCGCAAGGGCCTGAAGATGTTCGAGAAGGTCGGCATTCCGATTCTCGGCATCGTCGAGAACATGGCGGTCTACTGCTGCCCGAACTGTGGCCATGTCGAACACATCTTCGGCGAAGGCGGCGCGGAGCGGATGAGCACCGAGTATGGCGTGGACCTCCTGGGCAGCCTGCCGCTGAACCTGTCGATCCGCGAGCAGGCCGACTCCGGACGCCCGACCGTCGTGGCCGAACCGGACAGCCCGATCTCGACGATCTACCGCGAAGTGGCGCGCAAGGTGGCGATCAAGGTTGCCGACAAGACGCGCGACATGAGCAACAAGTTCCCGAGCATCGTCGTTCAGAACACCTGA
- a CDS encoding OmpA family protein, translated as MNFKLVTVSLVAAAALAGCATEQQTNTAVGTGVGAAVGAGIGNLIGGNTTGTLVGAAVGGALGGATGYNWNAIRGKLNKDTAGTGTQITEQPDGSLKVNIPSQVTFDTDSSTIKPSFRNVLDQVAQTLAQHQDVSANVVGHTDSTGNPQYNMQLSQRRAQSVAGYLGDRGVARTRLSAEGRGQTQPVADNSTEAGRAQNRRVEIFLKPISG; from the coding sequence ATGAATTTCAAGCTCGTCACCGTCTCGCTCGTCGCGGCTGCGGCCCTGGCGGGTTGCGCCACCGAACAACAGACCAATACGGCGGTCGGCACCGGAGTCGGTGCGGCGGTAGGCGCGGGGATCGGTAACCTGATCGGCGGCAACACCACTGGCACGCTGGTCGGCGCGGCAGTGGGCGGCGCGCTCGGCGGCGCCACCGGTTACAACTGGAATGCTATCCGCGGCAAGCTGAACAAGGACACCGCGGGCACCGGCACCCAGATCACCGAGCAGCCGGACGGCTCCCTGAAGGTCAACATCCCGAGCCAGGTCACGTTCGACACGGACAGCTCGACGATCAAGCCGTCGTTCCGCAACGTGCTCGACCAGGTGGCCCAGACGCTAGCGCAGCATCAGGACGTGTCGGCCAACGTCGTTGGCCATACGGACAGCACCGGCAACCCGCAATACAACATGCAGCTCTCGCAACGCCGCGCCCAGAGCGTGGCTGGCTACCTGGGTGACCGTGGCGTCGCCCGGACCCGCCTGAGCGCCGAAGGCCGGGGCCAAACCCAGCCCGTCGCGGACAATTCGACCGAGGCTGGCCGTGCCCAAAATCGTCGCGTCGAAATTTTCTTGAAACCAATTTCTGGGTGA
- the metG gene encoding methionine--tRNA ligase, with the protein MTARRILVTSALPYANGQIHIGHLVEYIQTDIWVRFQRMMGNEVYYVGADDTHGTPVMLRAEKEGITPKQLIDRVWTEHKRDFDNFLVSFDNYYSTDAEENRQLCEKIYLALKAEDLITERDVEQFYDPVKNMFLPDRFIKGECPKCGAKDQYGDSCEVCGTTYVPTDLKNPYSVVSGATPVRKSSTHFFFKLSDPRCETFLREWVADLAQPEASNKMQEWLGAEGEASTLSDWDISRDAPYFGFEIPGAPGKYFYVWLDAPIGYYASFKNLAEKRGIDFDAWVGPHSTAEQYHFIGKDILYFHTLFWPAMLRFSGYRTPTNVFAHGFLTVDGAKMSKSRGTFITAQSYTDTGMNPEWLRYYFAAKLNASMEDLDLNLDDFVARVNSDLIGKYVNIASRAAGFLVKRFDGKVNEAALANPLLEQLRQAAPQLAQYYEGREYSKALRLVMELTDAVNAFVDTNKPWELAKDESKRDALHAACSVSLEAFRLLTIYLKPVVPTMAAGVERFLNVDPLDWRAIDKQLSADRPVQPYQHLMTRVDVKQIDALLAANRDSLQAAAPAAEAGAAGASAIEPVADTITIDDFAKIDLRVAKIVACDKVEGSNKLLQLTLDLGEGKTRNVFSGIQSAYTPEQLVGKLTVVVANLAPRKMKFGMSEGMVLAASAADEKANPGLYILEPHSGAVPGMRIR; encoded by the coding sequence ATGACAGCACGCCGCATCCTCGTCACTTCCGCCCTGCCATATGCCAACGGCCAGATCCATATCGGCCACCTGGTGGAGTACATCCAGACCGACATCTGGGTGCGCTTCCAGCGCATGATGGGCAACGAGGTCTATTACGTGGGCGCCGATGACACCCACGGCACCCCGGTCATGCTGCGCGCCGAAAAGGAAGGCATCACCCCGAAGCAGCTGATCGACCGCGTCTGGACCGAACACAAGCGCGACTTCGACAACTTCCTGGTGTCGTTCGACAACTACTACAGCACCGACGCCGAAGAAAACCGCCAGCTTTGCGAGAAGATCTACCTGGCCCTGAAGGCCGAGGATCTGATTACCGAGCGCGACGTCGAGCAGTTCTACGACCCGGTCAAGAACATGTTCCTGCCGGATCGCTTCATCAAGGGCGAGTGCCCGAAGTGCGGCGCCAAGGACCAGTACGGCGATTCGTGTGAAGTTTGCGGCACAACCTATGTCCCGACGGATCTGAAGAATCCGTACTCGGTGGTTTCCGGGGCAACGCCGGTGCGCAAGTCGTCGACGCACTTCTTCTTCAAGCTTTCCGACCCGCGCTGCGAAACGTTCCTGCGCGAGTGGGTGGCCGATCTGGCCCAGCCTGAAGCCAGCAACAAGATGCAGGAATGGCTGGGTGCCGAAGGCGAAGCCTCGACGCTGTCCGATTGGGACATCTCGCGCGACGCCCCGTACTTCGGCTTCGAGATCCCCGGCGCGCCGGGCAAGTATTTCTACGTGTGGCTCGATGCCCCGATCGGCTACTACGCGAGCTTCAAGAACCTCGCCGAGAAGCGCGGCATCGATTTCGACGCCTGGGTCGGCCCGCACTCGACGGCAGAGCAGTACCACTTCATCGGCAAGGACATCCTGTACTTCCACACGCTGTTCTGGCCGGCGATGCTCCGCTTCTCGGGCTATCGCACCCCGACCAACGTGTTCGCGCACGGCTTCCTGACCGTCGACGGCGCCAAGATGAGCAAGTCGCGTGGCACGTTCATCACCGCGCAGAGCTATACCGATACCGGCATGAACCCGGAATGGCTGCGCTACTACTTCGCCGCCAAGCTCAATGCGAGCATGGAAGACCTGGACCTGAACCTGGACGACTTCGTCGCCCGCGTGAACAGCGACCTGATCGGCAAGTACGTGAACATCGCCAGCCGCGCCGCCGGCTTCCTGGTCAAGCGCTTCGACGGCAAGGTGAACGAGGCCGCGCTGGCCAACCCGCTGCTGGAGCAACTGCGCCAGGCCGCACCGCAACTGGCCCAGTACTATGAAGGCCGCGAGTACAGCAAGGCACTGCGTCTGGTGATGGAACTGACCGACGCGGTCAACGCGTTCGTCGACACCAACAAGCCGTGGGAACTGGCCAAGGACGAAAGCAAGCGCGATGCGCTGCACGCCGCCTGCTCGGTGTCGCTGGAAGCCTTCCGCCTGCTGACGATCTATCTGAAGCCGGTAGTGCCGACCATGGCCGCTGGCGTCGAGCGTTTCCTGAACGTCGATCCGCTCGACTGGCGCGCCATCGACAAGCAGCTTTCCGCCGACCGACCGGTGCAGCCGTACCAGCACCTGATGACGCGCGTGGATGTCAAACAGATCGATGCGCTGTTGGCAGCAAACCGCGACTCGCTGCAGGCTGCAGCGCCGGCCGCCGAAGCTGGCGCAGCAGGCGCCTCGGCCATCGAGCCGGTTGCCGACACGATCACGATCGACGACTTCGCGAAGATCGACCTGCGCGTGGCGAAGATCGTGGCGTGCGACAAGGTCGAAGGTTCGAACAAGCTGCTGCAGTTGACGCTGGACCTGGGCGAAGGCAAGACGCGCAACGTGTTCTCGGGCATCCAGTCGGCCTACACGCCCGAGCAACTCGTGGGCAAGCTGACCGTGGTGGTGGCCAACCTGGCACCGCGCAAGATGAAGTTCGGCATGTCCGAAGGCATGGTCCTGGCTGCATCGGC